One part of the Acidobacteriota bacterium genome encodes these proteins:
- a CDS encoding YajQ family cyclic di-GMP-binding protein: MADNSFDIVSKVDLQEVANAIQNALKEVHTRFDLKDAKADIKLEGKDAIILTAVDEYKLKAVNDVFQQKLVKRQVPLKALSYGAVETALGATVRQKISMQQGIPVEKAREIVKAIKDSKKKVQASIQGDTVRVSGKDRDSLQEIIALVKGKDFGIDMQFTNYRTN; this comes from the coding sequence ATGGCCGACAATTCATTCGACATCGTGAGCAAGGTAGACCTGCAGGAGGTCGCGAACGCGATCCAGAACGCGCTCAAGGAAGTCCATACGCGCTTTGACTTGAAAGACGCGAAGGCGGACATCAAGCTCGAAGGCAAGGACGCGATCATCCTCACCGCCGTCGACGAGTACAAACTCAAGGCGGTCAACGACGTTTTCCAGCAGAAGCTGGTGAAGCGGCAAGTCCCACTCAAGGCGCTGAGCTATGGCGCGGTGGAGACGGCTCTCGGAGCGACTGTGCGCCAGAAGATCAGCATGCAGCAAGGCATCCCGGTAGAGAAGGCGCGCGAGATCGTGAAAGCGATCAAAGACTCGAAGAAGAAGGTGCAAGCCTCGATCCAGGGTGACACCGTGCGCGTGAGCGGCAAAGACCGCGACTCGTTGCAGGAGATCATCGCGCTGGTGAAGGGCAAGGATTTCGGGATCGACATGCAGTTCACAAACTACCGGACGAATTGA
- a CDS encoding arginine--tRNA ligase, with the protein MYRMLQRRLADRVRGFLRTKWGIDQANVVIEQPPKVELGEFALPLAFELAKQLRQPPRKIAEELVAGIGVLSGFHSFEVAGAGYINAHVNRGEVAAALAADKHETAELNRDKILVEHTSINPNKAAHIGHLRNAVLGDTFVRLLRADGRQVDVQNYIDNTGVQVADVVVGFVHLEKKSKDDIARLIATDLRFDYTCWDLYARVSQWYVEDKTRDKVRLEVLHAIEQGGNPLAGIADMISTDIMRRHLHTMQRLDIVYDFLPRESEILRLHFWDAAFQLLKESGVLYFEKEGKNAGCWVMRRAGAGKKTAEGADEAEDQKVIVRSNSTVTYVGKDIAYHLWKFGLLGKDFGYRRFYEYPDGQWCWVSAETGEKDHPHFGGVGAIYNVIDARQSDPQNQVREAIRELGDTEHAENYHHFSYEMVALTPRCAAEMGYDILPEDMSKPYIEVSGRRGFGVKADDLIDTLIQSAAEEVTARHAQLEAPEQRGIAEQIAIGALRYFMLRYTKNSVIAFDFKDALSFEGETGPYAQYAAVRAANIFRKGDTTAEAVLAERINFEQFLHPPDGNELWELWLAAAKLSTVVEQCIATTEPAYLAKYAFQLAQQFSNFYHRHHILNETDPERKKFLLATAAVVRRELTRALEIMGIEVPPVM; encoded by the coding sequence GTGTACCGCATGCTCCAGCGCCGCCTTGCCGACCGGGTTCGCGGATTCCTGCGCACCAAGTGGGGCATTGACCAGGCCAACGTCGTCATCGAGCAGCCGCCCAAGGTCGAGCTCGGAGAATTCGCGCTGCCACTCGCGTTCGAACTGGCCAAGCAGTTGCGCCAGCCGCCGCGGAAGATCGCGGAGGAATTGGTCGCGGGCATCGGTGTGCTCTCCGGCTTCCACAGCTTCGAAGTCGCGGGCGCGGGATACATCAACGCGCACGTGAACCGCGGCGAGGTGGCGGCGGCGCTCGCGGCCGACAAGCACGAGACCGCCGAACTCAACCGCGACAAGATCCTCGTCGAGCACACCTCCATCAATCCCAACAAAGCCGCGCACATCGGACACCTGCGCAACGCCGTGCTGGGCGACACCTTCGTCCGCCTGCTGCGCGCCGACGGACGCCAGGTGGACGTCCAGAACTACATCGACAACACTGGCGTGCAGGTCGCCGACGTGGTCGTCGGCTTCGTCCACCTGGAAAAGAAGAGCAAAGACGATATCGCCAGGCTCATCGCCACCGACCTGCGCTTCGACTACACCTGCTGGGACCTCTACGCGCGCGTCTCGCAGTGGTACGTCGAGGACAAGACGCGCGACAAAGTTCGCCTCGAGGTGCTGCACGCCATCGAGCAGGGCGGCAATCCGCTAGCCGGGATCGCCGACATGATCTCCACCGACATCATGCGGCGCCACCTGCACACCATGCAGCGGCTCGACATCGTCTACGACTTCCTTCCCCGCGAGAGCGAGATACTGCGCCTCCACTTCTGGGACGCCGCTTTCCAACTGCTCAAGGAAAGTGGTGTGCTCTACTTCGAGAAGGAAGGGAAGAACGCAGGCTGCTGGGTGATGCGACGCGCGGGCGCAGGCAAAAAAACTGCTGAAGGCGCCGACGAAGCAGAAGACCAGAAAGTCATCGTGCGCTCCAACAGCACCGTCACCTACGTCGGCAAAGATATTGCCTATCACCTGTGGAAGTTCGGACTGCTGGGAAAAGACTTCGGCTATCGCCGGTTCTACGAGTATCCCGACGGCCAGTGGTGCTGGGTCTCGGCGGAGACGGGTGAGAAAGATCATCCCCACTTCGGCGGCGTGGGCGCGATCTATAACGTGATCGACGCGCGCCAGAGCGATCCGCAGAATCAAGTCCGCGAGGCCATCCGCGAGCTCGGCGACACCGAGCACGCCGAGAACTACCACCACTTTTCCTACGAGATGGTCGCGCTGACGCCGCGCTGCGCGGCCGAGATGGGCTACGACATCCTGCCGGAAGACATGAGCAAGCCCTACATCGAGGTCTCGGGACGCCGCGGCTTCGGCGTGAAGGCAGACGACCTCATCGACACGCTCATCCAGTCGGCGGCGGAGGAAGTGACGGCGCGGCACGCGCAGCTCGAGGCCCCCGAGCAGCGCGGCATCGCCGAGCAGATCGCCATCGGAGCGCTGCGCTACTTCATGCTGCGCTACACCAAGAACTCGGTGATCGCCTTCGATTTTAAAGACGCGCTCAGTTTCGAGGGCGAGACCGGTCCCTACGCGCAGTACGCCGCCGTCCGCGCCGCCAACATCTTTCGCAAGGGCGACACCACGGCGGAAGCGGTGCTCGCCGAGCGCATCAACTTCGAACAGTTCCTCCACCCGCCCGACGGCAATGAACTTTGGGAATTATGGCTGGCCGCGGCCAAGCTCTCGACCGTCGTCGAGCAATGCATCGCGACCACCGAGCCGGCCTACCTGGCGAAGTACGCCTTCCAACTGGCACAGCAGTTCAGCAACTTCTACCACCGCCACCACATCCTGAACGAGACCGATCCCGAGCGGAAGAAGTTCCTGCTGGCCACCGCGGCGGTCGTCCGCCGCGAGTTGACGCGCGCGCTCGAGATCATGGGCATCGAAGTCCCGCCGGTGATGTAG
- the metG gene encoding methionine--tRNA ligase, which produces MTDKPQTDKPQKFYITTPIYYVNARPHIGHAYTTIVCDAIARRQRMLGRDTWFLTGTDEHGVKIERAATARGTTPKKLADEVAQAFRALWDRMGISYDDFIRTTEERHQHGAQELWRVLKKNGYIYKGTYSGQYCVFDELYVDSVGPGAPCPECGRPTETVSEENYYFKLSEFEDKLLKYYAEHPEFIRPETRRNEVTSFVRSGLRDLSVSRSTFQWGIPVPDDPKHVMYVWLDALSNYITAIGYGGDKKEQANYAHYWPADVQMIGKEIVRFHCVYWPAFLMAAGLPLPKSIVAHGWLLFEESKMSKTRGNIVRAETILDVLGADALRYFLMREIVFGQDGAFSFDALVTRYNADLANDLGNLASRTLTMINKYFRDEVPYPSATAARGDADDAIAKLAGEVISTFGAQFDDTQFSRALETAWSLVAAVNKYLVENEPWSLGEKEDQQSRARLGTILYTAAEALRIVTVLVHPVMPEATTKIWKQLGLGDIKKLDPAKLKWGELKIGAKLGKIEPVFPRADKSAIERMQKMEEQRNLASKEAAQEAGAESEQGKKKDKPAGTDAKAGQPATQAAVGPAASTPVASANTPAASVPAGVPPAANTDAKISIDDFVKVEMRVGQVKFAEKVKGADRLLRLEVDIGTEVRQVVAGIAAAYEPEKLIGRKVIIVVNLAPRKLRGLESNGMIVAASAGEEGSPVLAGFLEDVPVGARLK; this is translated from the coding sequence ATGACTGATAAGCCCCAGACTGATAAGCCCCAGAAGTTCTACATCACCACGCCGATCTACTACGTGAACGCGCGGCCGCACATCGGCCACGCGTATACCACGATCGTGTGCGACGCCATCGCACGCCGCCAGCGCATGCTCGGCCGCGACACCTGGTTCCTCACCGGCACAGACGAGCATGGCGTGAAGATCGAACGCGCCGCCACCGCCCGCGGCACCACACCGAAGAAACTGGCGGACGAAGTCGCGCAGGCTTTTCGCGCGCTCTGGGACCGCATGGGCATCAGCTACGACGATTTCATCCGCACCACGGAAGAACGCCACCAGCACGGCGCGCAGGAGCTGTGGCGCGTGCTGAAGAAGAACGGATACATCTACAAGGGCACGTACTCCGGGCAGTACTGCGTCTTCGACGAGCTCTACGTCGATTCCGTCGGGCCAGGCGCGCCCTGCCCCGAATGCGGGCGTCCGACCGAGACGGTGAGCGAAGAGAACTACTACTTCAAGCTGTCGGAGTTCGAAGACAAGCTGCTGAAGTATTACGCCGAGCATCCGGAGTTCATCCGCCCGGAGACGCGCCGCAACGAAGTCACGTCTTTCGTGCGCTCCGGTCTGCGCGATCTTTCGGTCTCGCGCTCGACCTTCCAATGGGGCATCCCCGTGCCCGACGATCCCAAGCACGTGATGTACGTGTGGCTCGACGCACTCTCCAACTACATCACCGCGATCGGCTATGGTGGCGACAAGAAAGAACAGGCGAATTACGCGCACTACTGGCCCGCCGACGTGCAGATGATCGGCAAAGAGATCGTGCGCTTCCACTGTGTTTACTGGCCGGCGTTCCTGATGGCTGCCGGGCTGCCGCTTCCCAAGTCGATCGTGGCGCACGGGTGGCTGCTGTTCGAGGAAAGCAAGATGTCGAAGACGCGCGGCAACATCGTGCGGGCGGAGACCATCCTCGACGTGCTCGGCGCCGACGCGCTGCGCTACTTCCTGATGCGCGAGATCGTCTTCGGGCAGGACGGCGCATTCAGTTTCGACGCGCTCGTCACCCGCTACAACGCCGACCTGGCCAACGATCTGGGCAACCTCGCCAGCCGCACGTTGACGATGATCAACAAGTATTTCCGCGACGAGGTGCCGTATCCCTCGGCCACCGCCGCTCGCGGCGACGCCGATGATGCCATCGCGAAGCTTGCCGGCGAGGTCATCTCTACCTTCGGCGCGCAATTCGATGACACGCAGTTCTCGCGCGCGCTCGAGACCGCGTGGTCGCTCGTCGCCGCCGTGAACAAGTACCTGGTCGAGAACGAGCCCTGGTCGCTGGGCGAGAAGGAAGATCAGCAGAGCCGGGCGCGGCTGGGCACCATCCTCTATACCGCCGCGGAAGCGCTGCGCATCGTCACTGTGCTCGTCCATCCGGTGATGCCCGAGGCGACCACGAAGATATGGAAGCAGCTCGGCTTGGGCGACATCAAGAAGCTCGATCCGGCGAAGCTGAAGTGGGGCGAGCTGAAGATCGGCGCCAAGCTGGGCAAGATCGAGCCCGTGTTCCCGCGCGCCGATAAGAGCGCGATCGAAAGGATGCAGAAGATGGAAGAGCAGCGCAATCTGGCGTCGAAGGAAGCAGCCCAGGAAGCCGGCGCCGAGAGTGAGCAGGGTAAAAAGAAAGACAAGCCGGCAGGCACGGACGCCAAGGCCGGCCAGCCGGCGACGCAGGCTGCGGTCGGTCCGGCGGCGAGCACCCCTGTGGCGAGCGCGAATACTCCGGCGGCGAGTGTTCCGGCGGGGGTTCCCCCGGCCGCGAATACCGATGCGAAGATCTCCATCGACGACTTTGTGAAGGTGGAGATGCGCGTGGGCCAGGTAAAGTTCGCGGAGAAAGTAAAAGGCGCGGACCGGTTGCTGCGGCTCGAAGTGGACATCGGCACCGAGGTCCGCCAGGTGGTAGCCGGCATCGCTGCCGCCTATGAGCCGGAAAAACTCATCGGACGCAAGGTCATCATCGTCGTGAACCTCGCACCGCGGAAGCTGCGCGGCCTCGAGTCGAACGGGATGATCGTCGCAGCGTCGGCCGGCGAGGAAGGCTCGCCGGTGCTGGCGGGCTTCCTCGAGGACGTCCCTGTGGGGGCGCGGCTCAAGTAA
- the larC gene encoding nickel pincer cofactor biosynthesis protein LarC produces MRIAYLDCFSGISGDMFLGAVVDAGVSPELLQQTVAALAVHLGSSAELEISKVDRSGISATKVDVLVDGKKDEPRVEHDHGDHKHGHTHEHAHERIFGDDPGHEHHGHEQHTHEQPGPRRQEKENEVGLLKHNFPRIAAIPESMRRAKEAQQEHGHGHGGGHGRHLKEIKQIISKAKLTAKAKQTATRIFEVLGAAEAKVHNIPVEEVHFHEVGAVDAIVDIVCAAVGAEALGVDEWVASPLNVGSGTVECAHGTFPVPAPATVELLSGALIYSSGLEAELVTPTGAAIVRALVSRFEPMPAMQITKTGYGAGTRDFHKHANVLRITVGEFAGEVRAGGGTGETIAVLEANLDDLNPQLFGYVMERALAAGALDVFATPVQMKKNRPGMLLTVLAKPADADKLTKLLFSETTTLGVRNREEKRATLARRSVEVKTPWGVVRMKVANLNGTVSNYAPEYEDCRRIATESGVPLKRVMQEAMSAYATLADKSSKKKK; encoded by the coding sequence ATGCGCATCGCTTATCTCGACTGCTTCAGCGGCATCTCCGGCGACATGTTCCTTGGCGCCGTGGTCGATGCCGGAGTCTCGCCCGAGCTGTTGCAGCAGACCGTGGCCGCGCTCGCCGTTCATCTGGGCTCGAGCGCGGAACTCGAGATCAGCAAGGTGGACCGCAGCGGCATCTCCGCCACCAAGGTGGACGTGCTGGTCGATGGCAAGAAGGATGAGCCGCGCGTGGAGCATGACCACGGCGACCACAAGCATGGGCACACGCACGAGCACGCGCACGAGCGCATCTTTGGGGATGACCCGGGACACGAGCACCATGGTCACGAGCAGCATACTCACGAGCAGCCGGGACCTCGGCGCCAGGAAAAAGAGAACGAGGTTGGGCTGCTCAAGCACAACTTTCCGCGCATCGCCGCCATCCCGGAGAGCATGAGGCGCGCGAAGGAAGCGCAGCAGGAACATGGTCACGGCCATGGCGGCGGGCACGGCCGCCATTTAAAAGAGATCAAGCAGATCATCTCCAAGGCAAAGCTCACCGCGAAAGCGAAGCAGACCGCCACACGCATCTTCGAAGTTTTGGGCGCGGCCGAGGCGAAGGTGCATAACATCCCGGTCGAAGAAGTCCACTTCCACGAGGTCGGCGCGGTGGATGCCATCGTGGACATCGTGTGCGCCGCGGTTGGCGCGGAGGCGCTGGGCGTGGACGAATGGGTCGCATCGCCGCTCAACGTAGGCAGCGGCACCGTAGAATGCGCGCACGGGACGTTCCCTGTTCCCGCGCCTGCGACCGTAGAACTGCTCTCCGGCGCGCTCATCTATTCATCCGGACTGGAAGCTGAGCTGGTCACGCCGACCGGCGCAGCGATCGTGCGCGCGCTCGTCAGCCGTTTCGAGCCGATGCCGGCGATGCAGATCACGAAAACGGGATACGGCGCGGGCACGCGCGACTTTCACAAGCACGCCAACGTGCTGCGCATCACCGTCGGCGAGTTCGCCGGCGAAGTGCGCGCCGGCGGCGGCACGGGAGAGACCATCGCCGTGCTCGAAGCGAACCTCGACGACCTAAACCCGCAGCTCTTCGGCTACGTGATGGAGCGCGCGCTCGCCGCCGGCGCGCTGGACGTGTTTGCCACGCCGGTGCAGATGAAGAAGAACCGTCCCGGCATGCTGCTGACCGTCCTGGCGAAACCGGCGGACGCCGACAAGCTGACCAAGCTGCTGTTCAGCGAGACGACGACGCTCGGCGTCCGCAACCGCGAAGAGAAGCGCGCCACGCTCGCGCGGCGCAGCGTAGAAGTGAAAACGCCGTGGGGCGTGGTGCGCATGAAGGTGGCAAACCTGAATGGCACGGTGAGCAACTACGCGCCGGAGTATGAAGATTGCCGCCGCATCGCGACGGAAAGCGGCGTCCCGCTCAAGCGCGTGATGCAGGAAGCGATGAGCGCCTACGCCACGCTCGCCGACAAGAGTTCCAAGAAAAAGAAATGA
- a CDS encoding class IV adenylate cyclase, protein MPNEVEIKFLAPELAALREKLRTAGFSERTPRTHEMNVLYDLPGQALRSRGELLRIRKYGDKWTLTHKSPGTTGKHKSRAETETEVEDGGALESILRSLGLDETFRYEKYRSEWSDGEGHVVLDETPIGNVAEIEGPPEWIDAMAEKLGISERDYITKSYGQLFEDWKRRTGSTAEQMTFAAVGATPSR, encoded by the coding sequence ATGCCCAACGAAGTCGAGATCAAGTTCCTGGCGCCGGAGCTCGCGGCGCTGCGCGAGAAGCTACGCACTGCCGGCTTTAGCGAGCGAACGCCGCGCACGCACGAGATGAACGTGCTCTACGACCTTCCCGGGCAAGCGCTGCGTTCGCGCGGCGAACTGCTGCGCATCCGCAAGTACGGCGACAAGTGGACGCTCACCCACAAGTCGCCGGGCACGACCGGCAAACACAAATCACGCGCCGAGACGGAGACCGAGGTCGAGGATGGTGGGGCGCTCGAAAGCATTCTCCGTTCGCTCGGGCTGGACGAGACTTTCCGCTACGAGAAATACCGCAGTGAATGGAGCGATGGCGAGGGCCACGTCGTCCTCGATGAGACGCCCATCGGCAACGTGGCGGAGATCGAAGGCCCTCCCGAGTGGATCGATGCCATGGCAGAGAAACTTGGCATTTCCGAACGGGACTACATCACCAAGAGTTACGGGCAACTGTTCGAGGATTGGAAGCGGCGCACCGGCAGCACCGCCGAGCAGATGACCTTTGCAGCAGTGGGCGCTACACCTTCACGATAG
- a CDS encoding TatD family hydrolase, with protein sequence MYIDSHAHLDGPKFDSDRAEVIARARAAGVKAILCIGNGTGPGTLDCAAKLAEHHRDDGIYASTGVHPHDARLANTASYQEIERLVEQKQVIAIGEIGLDYFYKHSEPLVQQEVFIRQMEIARAAELPIILHIRPATENDAAWEDAFRLLREHWQPTGLGGRGIFHCFTGNADQAKRALDLGFLISFAGVVTFPKSAEIQEAARQVPLDRMLIETDSPYLAPAPHRGQRNEPAFVVETARYLAQLRGVSAEDIGMATSRNFRGLFGL encoded by the coding sequence ATGTACATCGATTCTCACGCTCATCTCGACGGCCCGAAGTTCGACTCCGACCGCGCCGAGGTCATCGCGCGCGCCCGCGCTGCCGGCGTCAAAGCGATCCTATGCATCGGCAACGGAACTGGCCCCGGCACGCTCGACTGCGCCGCTAAACTCGCTGAACATCATCGCGACGACGGCATTTACGCCTCGACCGGGGTCCATCCCCACGATGCCAGGCTCGCGAACACGGCCAGCTACCAGGAGATCGAGCGCTTGGTTGAGCAGAAACAAGTCATCGCCATCGGCGAGATCGGACTCGACTACTTCTATAAACACTCTGAGCCTCTGGTGCAGCAAGAGGTCTTCATCCGCCAGATGGAGATCGCGCGCGCGGCGGAGCTTCCCATCATCCTGCACATCCGCCCGGCAACGGAAAACGATGCCGCGTGGGAAGACGCCTTCCGCCTGCTGCGCGAACACTGGCAGCCCACGGGCCTTGGCGGCCGCGGCATTTTCCACTGCTTCACCGGCAACGCTGACCAGGCCAAGCGCGCGCTCGACCTTGGCTTCCTGATCTCCTTCGCCGGCGTGGTGACGTTCCCGAAGTCCGCCGAGATCCAGGAAGCCGCACGACAGGTCCCGCTCGACCGCATGCTGATCGAGACTGACTCTCCTTACCTCGCGCCCGCGCCGCACCGCGGCCAGCGCAACGAGCCGGCCTTCGTGGTCGAGACGGCGCGGTATCTGGCGCAGCTTCGTGGCGTGAGCGCTGAGGACATCGGCATGGCCACCAGCCGCAATTTCCGCGGCTTATTCGGCCTATAG
- a CDS encoding polyprenyl synthetase family protein: MKDTRINPPATNAKELFDLLRDDLAAIEREFGRDTVSNVGAITEIGEYLRGGGGKRIRPALLLLSSKLFNYSGRSVIRLGAVVEIIHTATLVHDDIIDEAQTRRGRASANTQWGNSKCVLAGDWLYMQSFKIAVQERNFRVLDALIDLTQAMVEGELLQMEKLGKMISSEEHFDLIYRKTACLFSVCMRMGAIVSGASEEEEEKLASYGRNVGLAFQIVDDVLDLTATADVLGKPVGSDLREGKVTLAVIHALERCSKGERAMIETVLRERAFRSVTLDQVLDILTRYGSVDYATARASEYAQAARDSLEGFPDSEIKRALLWMPDFVVEREK, translated from the coding sequence ATGAAAGACACGCGCATAAACCCGCCCGCCACCAACGCCAAGGAGCTCTTCGATCTGCTGCGTGACGACCTGGCGGCGATCGAGCGCGAGTTCGGTCGGGACACCGTGTCGAACGTGGGCGCCATCACTGAGATCGGTGAGTACCTGCGCGGCGGCGGCGGCAAGCGCATCCGTCCGGCGCTGCTGTTGCTGTCTTCGAAACTTTTCAACTATTCGGGACGTTCGGTCATCCGGCTGGGCGCGGTGGTCGAGATCATCCACACCGCCACGCTGGTGCACGACGACATCATCGACGAAGCGCAGACGCGCCGCGGCCGCGCCAGCGCCAACACGCAGTGGGGCAATTCCAAGTGCGTGCTGGCCGGCGACTGGCTCTACATGCAGTCCTTCAAGATCGCGGTGCAGGAGCGCAATTTCCGCGTGCTCGATGCGCTCATCGACCTCACCCAGGCGATGGTCGAGGGCGAACTGCTGCAGATGGAAAAGCTCGGCAAGATGATCTCTTCCGAAGAACACTTCGACCTCATCTATCGCAAAACGGCGTGCCTGTTTTCGGTCTGCATGCGGATGGGCGCGATCGTGAGCGGCGCGTCGGAAGAGGAGGAAGAAAAGCTCGCCAGCTACGGACGCAACGTCGGCCTCGCCTTCCAGATCGTGGACGACGTGCTCGACCTCACCGCCACCGCCGACGTGCTGGGCAAGCCGGTGGGGAGCGATCTGCGCGAAGGCAAAGTCACGCTCGCGGTGATCCACGCGCTGGAGCGCTGCTCCAAAGGTGAGCGCGCGATGATCGAGACGGTGCTGCGCGAGCGCGCGTTCCGCTCCGTGACGCTTGACCAGGTGCTCGACATCCTCACGCGCTACGGCTCGGTGGACTACGCCACCGCTCGCGCCAGCGAATATGCGCAGGCGGCGCGCGATAGCCTGGAAGGCTTTCCCGATTCCGAGATCAAGCGGGCCCTGCTCTGGATGCCCGATTTCGTGGTCGAACGCGAGAAGTAG